CACTTCACCCTGGGCCACAGCACCGCTTCGATGACGGCCCTGACTACCCGCGCTGAGATGAACAAGGCCGAGGGTGTGGACAGCTATATGGTGACACCCCCAGAAATTAAGCGAATGATTCCGGAGATCGACATTTCCAGTCGGCCCCGCTACCCGATTCTGGGTGCTCTATATCATCCCCCTGGCGGCATCATCCGCCACGACGCGGTGGTTTGGGGCTTTGCCCGAGGGGCCGATCGCAATGGCGTTCACGTTCACCAACTCACCCAGGTAGAAGACATTCTCACGGAGGGCGATCGCATTGTCGGTGTCAAGACTAATCGCGGCACTGTGGGCTGTGGGGCCGTTGTCTCAGCAACGGCTGGCTGGAGTTCAGAAATTTGTCGGTTAGTCGGCATTAAGCTGCCCATTGCCACCCATCCCCTTCAGGCGTTTGTGACGCAAGGGCTCAAGCCTTGGCTGCACCACGTCGTCGTCAGCTCAACGCTGCATATCTACTTGAGCCAGAGCGATCGCGGTGAACTAGTTTGTGGTGGTGCCGTCGATAGTTTCCCCCAATATTCCCTCCGCTCCACACTAGATGTGCTGGAGAGCTATGCAATGCACGTGCTGGAGCTATTCCCGATGCTGCACAACATCAAGGTGCAGCGGCAGTGGGCCGGGATGTGCGATATGACTCCAGACTATGCGCCCATCCTCTCGCCTATCGATGCCTACCAAAACTTCTACATTACCTGCGGCTGGGGCACCTGGGGCTTTAAGGCAGCCCCAGCCAGCGGCTATAACATGGCCGAACTGGTAGCCACTGGCAGCGTTCCTGCCACCATTGCCCCCTTCAGCTACGACCGTTTCCTCAAAAACCAGCTGCTGGGTGAAAAAGCCGCCGCCTCAGTCGGCAGTTAACCCAGGTAATACCCTCTCCTTAAAAAGACGCTGCCCTGGGCACAGCCCCCTGTGCCTCTAATGCCAGTTCCAGAAAAAAGTGCTGCAGATGGGGGTGGGAGAGTGGATGGGTGGATGAGTAGCGGCTATCTAGAGAATTGGTATAGATAGGCGTCTCTGTAGGCAAACTTTAGCGAACTGATAGAAAGCGGAGACGCAGTGGAAGATAGGCAACCTGCTTTCCACCGCGTCTCTACTCTCCGCGTTCCCGCGTCTCTCAAAAATCGTCAATCTCGACTATCAAACCATTAGGTTTCAGAGGTTGAAGATTTATT
The window above is part of the Pseudanabaena sp. FACHB-2040 genome. Proteins encoded here:
- a CDS encoding FAD-dependent oxidoreductase, translated to MPEQMWRNHDLKSSYDVVIVGGGAHGLATAYYLATHHGITNVAVLEQKYVGFGASGRNTAILRANYRTAEGIRFYNQSLKLYENLAQALDFNLMFSQQGHFTLGHSTASMTALTTRAEMNKAEGVDSYMVTPPEIKRMIPEIDISSRPRYPILGALYHPPGGIIRHDAVVWGFARGADRNGVHVHQLTQVEDILTEGDRIVGVKTNRGTVGCGAVVSATAGWSSEICRLVGIKLPIATHPLQAFVTQGLKPWLHHVVVSSTLHIYLSQSDRGELVCGGAVDSFPQYSLRSTLDVLESYAMHVLELFPMLHNIKVQRQWAGMCDMTPDYAPILSPIDAYQNFYITCGWGTWGFKAAPASGYNMAELVATGSVPATIAPFSYDRFLKNQLLGEKAAASVGS